The window AAGTCCATGATCGCATTGTGTAGGAGGCGAACCCCAGTCGCACCAAACGGGTGTCCAATGGCGATAGATCCACCATTTGGATTGATCTTTTTGGCATCAAAGTTCTTTTCCCAATCAAATCCTGTTCTGATTTTGATTTCTTCAAGAGCTGCCACTGCAGTTGCTGCGAATGCTTCATGGATTTCGATCACGTCGATGTTTTCCACTTTTTCGCCAACTTCTTCGAGTAGTCCAAGAGTTGCTTCTGCTTGTCCAAGTCCCATAAGGTTAGGATCCACACCTTTCATTTTGAAACCTGTGACCACTGCTTCTGCTTTCAGACCTAATCTTTTTGCAGCAGCTTCAGAAGCGACAATGATTCCAGCCGCTCCATCAGAACGTGGGCTTGCATTGAAGATGGAAACCGTAGGGCCATGTGATTTTTTTAAATCTTTTCCGTACTTTTCTTTCCAAGCATCAAATTTCATTGCTGGGTTATCAAACATAAGCATTGCGCGACCCATACGAGTTGGGTTTTTCACAAGACCTTCACGAAGGAGAACTGCTTCGTCAGCTTGTAACATGTTCCCTTCATCGTCTTTTACTTCCATAATATACGGTTTGTAACGACCTTCTTGAGTTGCTTCGAAAGCTCTTTTGAAAGATTCGTAAGCCACTTTGTCTTGCGTTTCACGTGGAAGTGCGTAGTTTTGTGCGAGGATTTCTGCTGTGACTTGCATCCCATAAGAAGTTTCTCCATCACCAAGACCATCTTCCAATGTATCACGAAGTTCCACACCTTCTGGAAGGTCGTTTGGAAGGAGTTTTACAAGTGAATCTAAGCTGTTTGTTTTTTTGTTGAGGCGAGCATTTTTCACAACGAAAGGCATAGAAGTTTGAGATTCTTCACCAATCACGAGGAAAACTTCCCCTTCACCTAACATAATTCGGCGAGATGCTTCTGCCACTGCTTCGAGACCTGATACACAGTTGTTTGCCACTGTTAAACAAGGAATTTCTAAAGGCAGGTTCATGAGGTTTGCAATCACACGAGCAGAGTTTGGTGCATTGGCAAAACCCTCTCCCACAATCACACCGTCAATGTCAGTTGGTTTCAAACCACTGCGTTTCATAACTTCATCACCAACAAGTTTCCCTAAGTGGTGGCCTGGATACTGAGCGAGCGCCTTGCCAATTTGTGCAAAAGGAGTTCGTGCAGGTGCTGCGAGTACAATCTTTTGTGTTACTTTCATATATAATCCTTCTTCCTTTCTTTCTTTTAACTAAAGTTACCTAAACAATTACTTTGCGAGCCACTTCATCATGGAACGTAGTTTAGTTCCTACTGCTTCAATTGGGTGTGCCGCATTTTTTTCTTTGAGTTTTTTGTATTCAGGGTATCCAGCTTTTGTATCGGCCATCCAACGTTTTGCAAACGCTGCTCCCTTGTCTTTTTGGATGTCAGTGAGAACATCTTTCATGCGAGCTTTCACACCAGCATCAATCACACGTGGTCCACTGATATAGTCTCCATACTCTGCTGTGTCAGAGATAGAGAAACGCATACGAGCAAGGCCACCTTCATAGATCAGGTCCGTGATGAGTTTCACTTCATGCAAACATTCAAAGTAAGCGATCTCTGGATCGTATCCAGCTTCGGTAAGAGTTTCAAATCCACTCATGATGAGGTTTGCCACACCACCACAAAGAACTGCTTGTTCTCCGAAAAGGTCTGTTTCTGTTTCTTCACGGAAAGAGGTTTCTAAAATTCCTGCTCTTCCTCCACCAACTCCACTTGCGTGTGCGAGTGCACGAGCTTTTGCTTGGCCTGTTGCATCTTGGTAGATGGCGATAAGGCAAGGCACTCCACCACCTTCTGTATACACACGGCGAACTAAATGTCCAGGTCCTTTAGGAGCCACCATATACACGTCTACGTTTTTTGGAGGAGTGATGAGATCGTAGTGGATGTTAAATCCATGAGAGAAAACAAGAGCTTTCCCTTCTGACAGGTTTGGTTCAATGTCCGCCTTATACATGTCAGCTTGGATGGTATCTGGAGCAAGGATTTGGATGATGTCCGCTTTTTTGGAAGCTTCTGCTACATTATAAACTTCGAAACCAGCTTCTTTTGCTTCTTTGACTGATTTGGATCCATCGCGAAGTCCAATGATGACTTTCAAACCAGAATCTTTCATGTTTTGAGCTTGGGCGTGACCTTGGCTTCCGTAGCCAATCACTGCAATGGTTTTACCTTTAAGGAGATTGAGATCGCAACTGTCGTCGTAATAGATATTTGCCATGGATGGGCACACTTCCTGCGGAAAATTTAACTGATTTTTCCATCATTTTGAACTATAACGAGGGAAACAAGAACGAATTAGGGCGCCTTTCCTTGCTTGCTCCGGACTCTCGCTTTCGCTTCGGTCCTTCGGACGGCTTGCGCCTCCTCCGCATCAAGGGCGCAAGGTGACATAATTTGCTTTCGATTCCGACCTCTCCTTTTGATCCCAGAAAAATCATTCGTATAGGTATTATCCGCAAATGCGGAAACCCTCCATTTCAGAATCATCGTTTGGCCACTATACTTCACTCATGATGAACCAAATCAATTATGAATCCATCCAAACCATGAATCGTAAAAAGATAGTTAGGTGGATCATTTCCCTTTTGTTTCTTGGAGGACTTTCCTTCTTTAGTGTGGGGTGTATCACTCCGGACATGGGAAATGAATCCTATTACTCAAGAAATCAAGAGGAGAGTGGTCCATATTACCGTCAAAATCACATCCCGTATCATGGAAATTCCTATCGGTATGGAGTTCCTTACCATGGTAGAGGAACCCAGTTCCATCATCCTAAGTCGGGAGGTGGTCACAACCCGATGCATATCCCTGGAGGGCGTTACCAAAACTTAGGCCGGCCTGGTAAGTGGAGGTTATAGAATTTTGGAACTCAAGGACTACCAAAAACGGGGAAATTTTTTAAGAGAGATCCATCGTATCCTTTGTCTGTTTCGATGGAAATTCTTTGAGCGAAACAATTTGATTGTTTCTAAAGATTCATTCCTTTGCCCTTTTCCTTTCGTACGATCCGTACTTTGTATTTGGACCCTCGGTGTCTCTCTCGTATTGGGGACGAGTTGCGTTAGCCTTCTACCTTCCGAAAGGCGAGTGTATCCGAAAAATCCAGTCAAGTTACCTGCAGGAATGGACATCCATGATTGGATGGAAACAAAGAAGCAACAATTCCCAGACCGACTCCGTAACTATTCTCCCTATGAAAATTCTTATAAGATTATGTTCTATCGAAAAGAATTCACAAGATTAGGATCCTATATCTCTTGTGGGGCTTATGTTCGCCAAACAGACAAACATGCGGTGGAACTGATCGAAATGGTCTCGAATGTCAATTATGCAGACTATTCGATCTCAAACATTCCAAAAGGGGGAGAACTTGGTCCCATGAATGAAAAAGAACGCACCGAAATCCTTCTCCCATGCATCGAAGAATTTTTAACCCCTCCTCAATGAAAGGAATGATCTATCTGTGAAATATCTCGTATTTAGTTGTCTCTTATGTTTGACTCAATGTGCCTTTGTCAATTTAGAAAACCAACTCAAACCCTTTCCAAAAGAATGGCAGAAAGACAAAATTGGTGAGTCCATTACCATTTTAAATCAAAACCGAGTTTTTTATCAGAAAGGTCATAAACGATTTGTTGAAACCAATCCCATGTTTGGAATGCCTTGGAGTGAATTCTTTCTTAAAAAACAAAAGGAAATCGGAAGTTCTCGTTACAAATGGAAAACAATTTATATCCATAACATAGAAGATAAAAATTTCGAACTCACAAATGTGAAAACAGACTATGTACTTTTTGTTGTGGCAAATCGTCCTAAGAGTGATTGGGATGAAGGGAATCTAGGCCAAGTATTACAAATGTTAACTCTTTGTATATACCCATGCCAACAAAAGTTAAGTTTAGACGTTACGGTTAAACTATATTATCAAAACCGATTGGTTTTGGAGAAAACAAACACCCAATTGGCGACAAGGTATTTGAGTCCTTGGTATGTTTTGGTACCGTATCGGTTCCAAATGCGCGATTATGGCAATGCTCTCAATGAACCAAATACATTTTCTGCGATGTATATACAGGGATTCCAGGAAGCCACTGATGAAATCCAACTAAACCTACGAAATGAAGTGGCACAAGAAACAAATGATGCCCCATAAACAAAGGAGCAGCGTATGTTTGTTCTTATGTTTTGGTTGAAAGGAGGAAAGGTGGATTTATGAACGTTAAGTACCCAATTTGTAATTTTTTTTGGACCAAAAAAATTGGATTCCTTAGTTTTGTTTTTTTGGTTTTGCAATGCGTAAGTTTGCTTCCACCTGAAAGAAGGATGTATCCGAAAAATCCTGTGCCACTTCCCAAAGGGATGAACATCCATGACTGGATGGATACCAAAAAGAAACAATTCCCGGAAAACTTAAAAAGCCATACTCCGTATGGAGTTGTATATAAAATTATGTACTTTCGTAAGCAGAAAACGAGTTTCGGCTCTTATATTTCTTGTAGTGCCTATATCAGGCAAATTCAAGGCAATTCCATAGAACTTATCGAACTGGGATCACTTGTTAATTATTCCGACTATCACAAATCAGTGAGTCGATTCAATAAAGGTGGAGACATAGGTCCCATGAATGAAACGGAGCGAACCGAAATCCTTCTCCCTTGTATTGAAGAATTTTTAACTCAAACCTGAAACCAAGGATAAATTGAACATTCCCAAAAGAATCATTTTTTCATGAGTAAAGATTCTTTTGTTTGAATCGAAAGTATCAACTGACACCCGTATAACGAATGAGCCCAAGAGTTAAGTCATCTTGGATGGCTTGGATTCCTCCAGATAAGTGGATCACCGATTGGAAAACTTCGTCTTGGATCTGGACGAGTGGTTGGTTTCGTAGTTCTCGAACCAAGTGGAGTAGTTTATCTTCACCAAACATTTGTAAGGAAGACGGGTCTCTTGCTTCCGTGAGGCCATCGGTGAGCATCACAATCAAATCACCTTTTTCCAGTTGGAATTTTTCTTCTTCCGCAAGGATATCAAAGATGGGAGTGATGATCCTACCCA of the Leptospira biflexa serovar Patoc strain 'Patoc 1 (Paris)' genome contains:
- a CDS encoding thiolase family protein; protein product: MKVTQKIVLAAPARTPFAQIGKALAQYPGHHLGKLVGDEVMKRSGLKPTDIDGVIVGEGFANAPNSARVIANLMNLPLEIPCLTVANNCVSGLEAVAEASRRIMLGEGEVFLVIGEESQTSMPFVVKNARLNKKTNSLDSLVKLLPNDLPEGVELRDTLEDGLGDGETSYGMQVTAEILAQNYALPRETQDKVAYESFKRAFEATQEGRYKPYIMEVKDDEGNMLQADEAVLLREGLVKNPTRMGRAMLMFDNPAMKFDAWKEKYGKDLKKSHGPTVSIFNASPRSDGAAGIIVASEAAAKRLGLKAEAVVTGFKMKGVDPNLMGLGQAEATLGLLEEVGEKVENIDVIEIHEAFAATAVAALEEIKIRTGFDWEKNFDAKKINPNGGSIAIGHPFGATGVRLLHNAIMDFHENKDAKKVLVTACAHGGIAGSMIVERP
- the ilvC gene encoding ketol-acid reductoisomerase, whose amino-acid sequence is MANIYYDDSCDLNLLKGKTIAVIGYGSQGHAQAQNMKDSGLKVIIGLRDGSKSVKEAKEAGFEVYNVAEASKKADIIQILAPDTIQADMYKADIEPNLSEGKALVFSHGFNIHYDLITPPKNVDVYMVAPKGPGHLVRRVYTEGGGVPCLIAIYQDATGQAKARALAHASGVGGGRAGILETSFREETETDLFGEQAVLCGGVANLIMSGFETLTEAGYDPEIAYFECLHEVKLITDLIYEGGLARMRFSISDTAEYGDYISGPRVIDAGVKARMKDVLTDIQKDKGAAFAKRWMADTKAGYPEYKKLKEKNAAHPIEAVGTKLRSMMKWLAK